One Vespa crabro chromosome 9, iyVesCrab1.2, whole genome shotgun sequence genomic region harbors:
- the LOC124426583 gene encoding uncharacterized protein LOC124426583: MIPRILVAFLLLDLTMAFTLTLPEITSYAKVSKNGQETKNTGSGPFSWITRALTRANVSSNAENEGRSVKDIVITVSPIYVPSKTPKLKNGEVIDHPSTKRYSTIDEDLLAKLDSAKSKIKIQERFNPPASFEHKAKLQQVSSNPPMSSSVDSSPDNPPSSSISGYSRPVYVGPYNYKTSDYDKPKDYIIDNPISKPIGMDNYPSIMNNDKPMNTYKDQMDSFPNHQNDEMDFSSFPSGKFPYDDHSPSKPIEFDRPIFDDDHSPSKPIEFDRPTFDDDHSPSKPIEFDRPTFDDDNDDDSYPHDHDHYHHHEVIYDHLPEYIHHHHHHDHSTTPEPEMNDQRLDKRPYSYYFIGKKLWYIPLYFSIYFVVYIAALVLKSIARHKITFPTHLAEAIGHGRMNGNDIGWWDLTNRVLTGIEHFAERFGKGS; encoded by the exons ATGATACCACGAATTTTGGTCGCGTTCCTACTCCTTGATTTGACGATGGCATTTACATTGACGTTACCGGAAATAACGTCATACGCGAAAGTATCGAAGAATGGTCAAGAAACGAAGAATACCGGAAGCGGACCATTTTCATGGATCACAAG ggCACTAACACGAGCCAATGTCTCCAGCAACGCCGAAAACGAGGGTAGGAGTGTTAAGGACATCGTTATCACTGTGTCACCGATTTACGTGCCATCCAAAACTCCAAAATTGAAAAACGGAGAAGTTATCGATCATCCTTCGACAAAACG GTATTCGACCATAGACGAGGATTTATTGGCGAAATTAGACTCGGCGAAATCAAAAATCAAGATACAAGAAAGATTTAATCCGCCAGCTAGTTTCGAGCACAAAGCCAAACTACAACAAGTTTCATCGAATCCTCCGATGTCTTCGTCGGTTGATTCGAGTCCCGATAATCCGCCGAGTTCGAGTATTTCAGGATATTCGAGGCCTGTATACGTCGGGCCTTATAATTACAAAACGAGCGATTACGACAAACCCAaagattatattatcgataatccgATCTCGAAACCAATTGGAATGGATAATTATCCATCTATTATGAACAACGATAAA cCGATGAATACGTACAAGGATCAAATGGATTCTTTTCCAAATCATCAGAATGACGAAATGGATTTTTCAAGTTTTCCTTCTGGAAAGTTTCCTTACGACGATCATTCGCCATCAAAACCGATCGAATTTGATAGACCAATCTTCGACGACGATCATTCACCATCAAAACCGATCGAATTTGATAGACCAACCTTCGACGACGATCATTCACCATCAAAACCGATCGAATTTGATAGACCAACCTTCgacgatgataacgacgacgacagttATCCTCATGATCacgatcattatcatcatcacgAAGTGATCTATGATCATTTACCGGAATatattcatcatcatcatcatcatgatcatTCCACTACTCCTGAACCTGAGATGAACGATCAACGACTCGATAAAAGACcctattcgtattatttcatTGGGAAAAAGCTTTGGTACATTCCGCTCTATTTCAGCATTTATTTTGTCGTTTACATAGCGGCATTAGTATTGAAGAGTATTGCCAGGCATAAGATCACTTTTCCCACTCATCTAGCTGAGGCTATTGGACACGGTAGAATGAACGGCAATGACATTGGCTGGTGGGATCTCACGAATCGTGTTTTAACTGGAATCGAACATTTTGCAGAAAGATTTGGAAAAGgatcgtaa
- the LOC124426730 gene encoding uncharacterized protein LOC124426730: MKRTTNTSHLGLTNESTCNYHPTLEDFRVSTERDSIRRSRYYRRGYNKKPEDDVPDYMDDHDDHDDHSDHDEEDDHGDMKAISQPKVDYWAGYYDFLINEGSYKFWAVFQLATAALLIYSGFAALYYAKVNPPTTDEDYDDIFRRRRRKRYALPPSAIERPFSGLDDVTFQRILDAVAREIH; encoded by the exons atgaaaagaacaaCAAACACATCTCATCTTGGTCTAACCAACGAATCTACGTGTAATTATCACCCCACGCTTGAAGATTTTAGAGTATCGACCGAACGGGACTCGATTAG ACGATCGAGATATTATCGGCGTGGTTATAATAAGAAACCAGAGGACGATGTTCCTGACTACATGGACGATCACGATGATCACGACGATCACAGTGATCACGACGAGGAGGACGATCATGGTGATATGAAAGCGATAAGTCAACCGAAAGTCGATTATTGGGCCggttattatgattttctCATAAACGAGGGAAGCTACAAGTTTTGGGCCGTTTTTCAA TTAGCCACCGCGGCTCTATTAATTTATAGCGGATTTGCCGCGTTATATTACGCCAAAGTGAATCCACCGACGACCGACGAAGATTACGACGACATATTCCGTCGAAGACGAAGGAAACGTTATGCCCTTCCACCCTCTGCTATTGAGAGACCCTTTTCCGGATTAGACGACGTTACCTTCCAAAGGATACTCGATGCTGTTGCAAGAGAGATCCATTGA